One region of Mycolicibacterium rhodesiae NBB3 genomic DNA includes:
- the clgR gene encoding transcriptional regulator ClgR, giving the protein MTALLREVIGDVLRRARTEQGRTLREVSDSARVSLGYLSEVERGRKEASSELLSAICSALDVPLSRVLFEAGDEMGRKEFAAIERESVGAANIDAATKVVIPQVVSMAVA; this is encoded by the coding sequence ATGACGGCATTGCTGCGCGAGGTGATCGGCGACGTGCTGCGCCGGGCCCGCACCGAGCAGGGCCGCACCCTGCGGGAAGTGTCCGATTCCGCTCGGGTCAGCCTCGGCTACCTCTCCGAGGTCGAACGCGGCCGCAAGGAGGCCTCCAGCGAGTTGCTCAGCGCCATCTGCAGTGCGCTGGACGTGCCGTTGTCGCGAGTGCTCTTCGAAGCCGGCGACGAGATGGGACGGAAGGAATTCGCGGCGATCGAGCGCGAATCCGTCGGCGCGGCCAACATCGATGCCGCGACCAAGGTCGTCATTCCGCAGGTTGTCTCGATGGCGGTGGCCTAG